One window from the genome of Streptomyces sp. NBC_01476 encodes:
- a CDS encoding L,D-transpeptidase family protein, producing MRTARRRGTLAAASLAAAASLLLAGCAASGAGAQPSRVAEQGPLSDRTGGRAGRSAPLPPPSPLPVRGVLPGVGPRTLAAVPADARQVVLVTGAGRDSSDSQVTLYRYDDTAGWTADRPAWKAHNAQRGWTDRHHSGDLRSPIGVFTLTDAGGRFADPGTRLTYDHAPIGFTNNSIGVSGESLHDAFDYVIAINYNRKPGMSPRDWTRPLGDSRGGGIWLHVDHGGPTQGCVSLPASAMKTLLRTLDPAQHPVVVMGDAPDLSR from the coding sequence ATGCGCACAGCCCGTCGCCGCGGCACCCTCGCCGCCGCCTCGCTGGCCGCGGCCGCTTCGCTCCTGCTCGCCGGCTGCGCCGCCTCGGGCGCCGGGGCGCAGCCGTCCCGGGTGGCCGAACAGGGCCCGCTGAGCGACCGGACAGGCGGCCGGGCGGGGCGTTCCGCGCCGCTCCCGCCGCCCTCCCCCCTGCCGGTGCGGGGCGTGCTGCCCGGTGTCGGCCCCCGGACGCTGGCCGCGGTCCCGGCGGACGCCCGCCAGGTGGTGCTGGTCACCGGCGCCGGCCGGGACTCCTCGGACTCCCAGGTCACGCTCTACCGTTACGACGACACCGCGGGCTGGACCGCGGACCGGCCGGCCTGGAAGGCGCACAACGCCCAGCGCGGCTGGACCGACCGGCACCACTCCGGTGATCTGCGCTCCCCCATCGGCGTGTTCACCCTGACCGACGCGGGCGGGCGGTTCGCCGACCCGGGCACCAGGCTCACCTACGACCACGCGCCGATCGGCTTCACCAACAACAGCATCGGGGTCAGCGGCGAGTCCCTGCACGACGCCTTCGACTACGTCATCGCCATCAACTACAACCGCAAGCCCGGTATGTCCCCCCGGGACTGGACCCGCCCGCTCGGCGACTCCCGCGGCGGCGGCATCTGGCTCCACGTGGACCACGGCGGCCCCACCCAGGGCTGCGTCTCGCTGCCGGCCTCCGCCATGAAGACGCTGCTGCGCACGCTGGACCCGGCGCAGCACCCGGTGGTCGTCATGGGCGACGCGCCCGACCTCTCGCGCTGA